CAAGTTGGTACGGTGGTTGAATTATTAGCAAATGGTGCAGCATTTGAAGTTGAATTCAGTGATCGCAACGGGCGCACCTATGAGTCTTTAGGGTTGCGTCTAGAGCAAATTATGGTTCTACGTTTTGAGCCGGCATCGCCTAATACAAAAGCTGAAATGGTTACAGCTTAACCAGCTTAACAATTCAAATGCAGGGGATGATCGAGAGCTACTGATGCTGATTTAAGTTGTGGGGTAGCTCTAGCTGCTTTTCGGTATTATAACGGTGAGTTGGTTCTGGACGCGGGAGTCGGTTCAAATCCAGCGAGCGGCTTTGAAAATAGAAAATCATTTTCCCTCTACACCGGCACATCTTCATAGAAGGCAGCAACCGGCATAGAAAAATCCACACTCGCTAAATAAACTTCTTCGCCTTTCTCATAAATGTACAGTTCCCATCTTCCCTCGGCATTGCGGCGGAAACGCTCTACTCGTTGCCTGTTTTGGTTGATCAAAACATATTCTTGTAAGGTTTCAATTTGGCGATAGTCAGCAAACTTATCACCGCGATCAAATGCTTCTGTTTTCTCGGATAAAACCTCCACAACTAAAGTAGGGTAGCGAATGAAGGAGTCTGAAGCATTTCGATCCCGTTCGTCACAAGTCACTGTCACGTCGGGGTAGTAATAGACATCGGCAGTTTCAACAAATACTTTCATATTCTCTACGAAGGCACGGCAGCCGGTTCCCCGAACCTGGTTTCTCAGCAAGCTTGCTAAGTTGAGAGCAATGGTATTGTGCGCTTGGGTTCCTCCCGCCATTGCCCAAATTTCCCCCCGGATATACTCGTGTCGAATGGGACTGATTTCTTCTCCATTTAAATAGTTTTGGTGGGAGATATAAAAACTTTCTTGGTTTGCAATCATTTGATTCATTTGTTAAATATACTATTTTATTATAAGTGCTAAAAGTAGGTTGGGTTGACGTTAGGAAACCCAACTCATATCGATTGGTTGTTGGCCGAAGATTTTGTTGGGCGGAGTGAAACGGAGGGTTTGCTTCGCTCAACCCAACCTACGGTGAAATTGCTGGGCATATACTGGACATTGGCAGTGTTAAAAGTAGCTTGGGTTGGTAAACCCCAAAAAAATCGTTGGGTTTTGCTTCGCTCAATCCAACCTAGAGAGAAATGGCAAAGGTTTTTTTGCAAAACCCGGCTTCTCTGTGTTACAAGTAGTTTGGATTAGTAACGCTCTGTTACCCAACCTACGGAGAAATGGCTGGGCATAGACTGAACAGTGGCGGGGGAAAGTCAATGAATGTAGAAACATTTAAACACCCGCGTTGGCAAGTTTGGTTTATGTAAATGTGATTTTTACATATGCCAAGAGCGGCTCATAAAACATTTCATAGAGCAAGACGTTTCTGGAGAATTTTATGACTGAAGTGCTTCCAACCGATTGTTTAAATTATTTGCCTCTGTCTGCCGAAGCCTTCTCATCATGGAAAAATAATTCAGATATACAACAATTGTTGTATTGCGTGTTTGATAAAGAATATGTTTTGATTGCAGAAGATGGTAGTAAGAAGGAAGGCAACTACCAATCTTATGGGGAAGTTATATATTCGCGTGGGAAAAGCAAAATATCAAAATGGATCGAAATACTTAACCATCAATCAGGTGTAACTAGAAAAGTTGACAGTAAAAATCCTCATATAATCTTCGTTCCCGATTTTTATCAGGATCAGTT
This DNA window, taken from Microcoleus sp. FACHB-68, encodes the following:
- a CDS encoding DUF4926 domain-containing protein gives rise to the protein MINSTVKLLDVVALIVDLPQYNLWRGQVGTVVELLANGAAFEVEFSDRNGRTYESLGLRLEQIMVLRFEPASPNTKAEMVTA
- a CDS encoding Uma2 family endonuclease, whose product is MIANQESFYISHQNYLNGEEISPIRHEYIRGEIWAMAGGTQAHNTIALNLASLLRNQVRGTGCRAFVENMKVFVETADVYYYPDVTVTCDERDRNASDSFIRYPTLVVEVLSEKTEAFDRGDKFADYRQIETLQEYVLINQNRQRVERFRRNAEGRWELYIYEKGEEVYLASVDFSMPVAAFYEDVPV